CCGGCAAAAGCAACCGCAAGTCCATCGGCGAATTCATTTTCGGTTTTTCTTTCCTTTTCATGGGGCTTTCTTATCTGAAAGCAAACGCGCCCGACCTGAACGCCAACCCGGAAATGCTTGCCTTCGTACAAAACTACACGGACATGGGATTCTTCTCCATCATCCTGTTCTTACTCATCGGTACTATATTGACGATGATTGTACAGGCCTCCGCCGCCACCATGGCAATTACATTGATTATGTGCGCCAACGGATGGATCAGTCTGGAACTGGGAGCAGCACTCGTTTTGGGAGAAAACATCGGAACCACTATCACGGCCAACCTTGCCGCACTTACAGCCAACACACAGGCTAAGCGGGCAGCATTGGCCCATTTTGTTTTTAACGTGTTCGGTGTTATCTGGGTCTTGATTGTCTTCCATCCTTTCATGGAACTGGTAAACTGGGTAGTAGATACCTTTTTCCAAAGTAACAATCCGGAAGTTGCTATTTCCTACAAATTATCGGCTTTCCACTCAATCTTCAATATCTGTAACGTATGTATCCTGATATGGGCGATTAAACTGATTGAACGTACCGTATGTGCTCTTATCCACCCCAAAGAAGAGGACGAAGAGCCCCGTTTGCGGTTTATCACCGGTGGTATGCTTTCTACCGCTGAACTTTCTATTCTTCAGGCTCGCAAAGAAATCCATCTTTTTGCAGAACGTATACACCGGATGTTCGGCATGGTGCAGGATTTGCTACACACAGAAAAGGACGACGATTTCAACAAGCTGTTCAGCCGAATTGAGAAATATGAGAATATCAGCGACAACATGGAACTTGAAATAGCCAACTACCTGAATCAAGTATCTGAAGGCCGGTTAAGTTCTGAAAGCAAACTACAGATACGCGCCATGCTACGTGAAGTGACGGAAATTGAAAGTATCGGCGACAGCTGTTATAACCTAGCACGTACCATCAACCGGAAACGTCAGACTAATCAGGATTTTACCGAGAAACAATATGAACATATCCACCTCATGATGAAGTTGACCAACGATGCACTTGCCCAAATGATTGTGGTTGTAGAAAAGCCGGAACATCAGAACATTGACATCAATAAGTCCTTCAACATCGAGAATGAAATTAACAACTACCGTAACCAACTGAAGAATCAGAACATTCTGGACGTAAACAACAAAGAATACGATTATCAGATGGGAGTTTATTACATGGATATTATCGCCGAATGTGAAAAACTAGGTGACTATGTGGTGAATGTAGTAGAAGCCAGTAGTGATGTAAAAGAGAAAAAAGCTTCTTGACAGAGAGCCTAATTGAATGATAAAAAAGGAGAACCAGCTAAAATATATTTATAGCCGATTCTCCTTTTAAATTAAATCATCCTCCAGAAAAACAAAAAAGACCGGGCATATATCTATACACCCGGCCATTCTCCTCTTAATAATTCTCTCTCTTGTTTTTATCCTTCGTACGGTTCAAAATCTTCTTTGCCGACTCCGCATAACGGACAAGTCCAATCATCTGGAATGTCTTCAAAGGCTGTTCCTGGTTCAATTCCGCTTTCCGGATCTCCTTGTTCAGGGTCGTAAATATATTCACAGACCGTGCAAATGTACTTCTTCATAACGTTCGTATTTTTAATTGGTTTTCTAACTAATATAACACAAATAGCAAGATATTTGTTCAACACTATTTTCCAAACTAAAGAAATTTCTCAAACCATTGTCCGTTCCTTATCGCACATGTGGTAAACGACGGTAACAAATTCAACTTCATAAAAAGTTTTAATTAAACAATTTATCACAATTTTATGTTGTATTTTTGCGGTTCAAACTAAACGCATGTATCTGCATGAGTACAAATAAAAATGACTATTATCACTTAGGACTTACGGATGACGAAGTCCTACAAAGCAGGGAGAAAAATGGTATTAACCTGTTAACACCTCCCAAGCGTCCTTCCCTGTGGAAGCTTTATCTCGAAAAATTTGAAGACCCGGTGGTGCGTGTACTATTAGTAGCAGCCGTTTTCTCGTTAATCATTTCCATCATCGAGAACGAATACGCTGAGACTATCGGAATTATTGCCGCCATCCTGCTGGCTACCGGAATCGGTTTCTTTTTCGAGTATGATGCCAGCAAGAAGTTTGATCTGCTGAATGCTGTCAATGAAGAAACATTGGTTAAAGTGATCCGAAACGGACGTGTACAAGAAATTCCCCGCAAAGACATAGTGGTAGGTGATATCGTAATTCTGGAAACGGGTGAAGAAATTCCCGCCGACGGAGAACTGCTGGAAGCCATCTCTTTGCAAGTAAACGAATCTAATCTGACTGGAGAACCTGTTATTAATAAAACTACTGTAGCAGCCGATTTTGATGAAGAAGCCACTTATGCCTCCAATCTGGTGATGCGTGGCACTACAGTGGTGGATGGACATGGTACCATGCGCGTACTGCATGTGGGAGATGCTACTGAAATCGGGAAAGTAGCCCGACAGAGTACAGAGGATAACCTCGAACCCACCCCGCTGAACATACAGCTCACCAAACTCGCAAATCTGATTGGAAAGATCGGTTTCACCGTTGCCGGTCTGGCTTTCCTTATTTTCTTGGTGAAAGATGTAGTGCTATATTTTGATTTCGGTTCACTGAACGGATGGCATGAGTGGCTTCCGGTTTTCGAACGGACACTGAAATATTTTATGATGGCAGTTACACTGATTGTAGTAGCTGTGCCTGAAGGATTGCCAATGAGTGTTACGCTTAGTCTGGCATTGAATATGCGTCGCATGCTTTCCACCAACAATCTAGTGCGAAAAATGCATGCTTGCGAAACAATGGGAGCCATCACCGTGATTTGTACGGATAAAACCGGTACACTGACTCAAAATCTGATGCAAGTGCACGAACCCAATTTTTACGGCATCAAAAATGGCAGTATTTTGTCCGACGATGATATCAGCACACTCATTGCAGAAGGAATAAGCGCTAACTCAACCGCTTTCCTTGAAGAATCAGCCAAGGGAGAAAAACCCAAAGGCGTAGGAAATCCAACCGAAGTGGCTTTATTGCTCTGGCTTAACAAACAGGGAAAAAATTATCTGGAACTTCGCGAGAAAGCACATATCCTCGACCAACTCACTTTCTCTACGGAACGGAAATTCATGGCAACCCTTGTTGAGTCGCCACTGATCGGAAAAAAAATACTCTATACAAAAGGAGCCCCGGAAATTATTTTGGGCAAGTGTAAAGAAGTAGTCTTGGACGGACGACGAGTGGACGCCGTAGAATATCGTTCCACAGTAGAAGCACAACTGTTGAGCTATCAGAATATGGCTATGCGTACACTTGGATTTGCGTTCAAGATTGTCGGAGAAAATGAGCCAAACGATTGTACAGAACTGGTTTCAGCCAACGACCTGAATTTCTTGGGAGTAGTTGCCATCTCCGACCCGATTCGTCCGGACGTACCTGCTGCGGTTGCTAAATGCCAATCCGCAGGTATAGGCATCAAGATTGTAACTGGTGATACACCGGGAACGGCAACGGAAATCGCACGTCAGATAGGTCTTTGGAACCCCGAAACTGATACCGAACGAAATCGAATCACCGGTGTTGCATTTGCTGAATTGAGCGATGAAGAAGCATTGGATAGAGTAATGGATTTAAAAATCATGTCCCGCGCCCGCCCGACAGACAAGCAACGCCTGGTGCAGCTGCTTCAGCAAAAAGGAGCAGTCGTAGCCGTAACCGGAGACGGAACCAACGATGCCCCGGCTTTGAATCATGCCCAAGTAGGTTTGTCAATGGGTACAGGTACTTCTGTAGCCAAAGAAGCCAGCGATATTACCCTGCTCGATGACTCCTTCAACAGTATCGGAACTGCCGTTATGTGGGGACGCTCC
The Bacteroides caecimuris DNA segment above includes these coding regions:
- a CDS encoding Na/Pi cotransporter family protein, which encodes MEYSFYDFLKLIGSLGLFLYGMKIMSEGLQKVAGDRLRSILTAMTTNRVTGVLTGVLITALIQSSSATTVMVVSFVNAGLLTLAESISVIMGANIGTTVTAWIISIFGFKVDMAAFALPLLAIALPLIFSGKSNRKSIGEFIFGFSFLFMGLSYLKANAPDLNANPEMLAFVQNYTDMGFFSIILFLLIGTILTMIVQASAATMAITLIMCANGWISLELGAALVLGENIGTTITANLAALTANTQAKRAALAHFVFNVFGVIWVLIVFHPFMELVNWVVDTFFQSNNPEVAISYKLSAFHSIFNICNVCILIWAIKLIERTVCALIHPKEEDEEPRLRFITGGMLSTAELSILQARKEIHLFAERIHRMFGMVQDLLHTEKDDDFNKLFSRIEKYENISDNMELEIANYLNQVSEGRLSSESKLQIRAMLREVTEIESIGDSCYNLARTINRKRQTNQDFTEKQYEHIHLMMKLTNDALAQMIVVVEKPEHQNIDINKSFNIENEINNYRNQLKNQNILDVNNKEYDYQMGVYYMDIIAECEKLGDYVVNVVEASSDVKEKKAS
- the rd gene encoding rubredoxin, producing MKKYICTVCEYIYDPEQGDPESGIEPGTAFEDIPDDWTCPLCGVGKEDFEPYEG
- a CDS encoding calcium-translocating P-type ATPase, PMCA-type, which encodes MSTNKNDYYHLGLTDDEVLQSREKNGINLLTPPKRPSLWKLYLEKFEDPVVRVLLVAAVFSLIISIIENEYAETIGIIAAILLATGIGFFFEYDASKKFDLLNAVNEETLVKVIRNGRVQEIPRKDIVVGDIVILETGEEIPADGELLEAISLQVNESNLTGEPVINKTTVAADFDEEATYASNLVMRGTTVVDGHGTMRVLHVGDATEIGKVARQSTEDNLEPTPLNIQLTKLANLIGKIGFTVAGLAFLIFLVKDVVLYFDFGSLNGWHEWLPVFERTLKYFMMAVTLIVVAVPEGLPMSVTLSLALNMRRMLSTNNLVRKMHACETMGAITVICTDKTGTLTQNLMQVHEPNFYGIKNGSILSDDDISTLIAEGISANSTAFLEESAKGEKPKGVGNPTEVALLLWLNKQGKNYLELREKAHILDQLTFSTERKFMATLVESPLIGKKILYTKGAPEIILGKCKEVVLDGRRVDAVEYRSTVEAQLLSYQNMAMRTLGFAFKIVGENEPNDCTELVSANDLNFLGVVAISDPIRPDVPAAVAKCQSAGIGIKIVTGDTPGTATEIARQIGLWNPETDTERNRITGVAFAELSDEEALDRVMDLKIMSRARPTDKQRLVQLLQQKGAVVAVTGDGTNDAPALNHAQVGLSMGTGTSVAKEASDITLLDDSFNSIGTAVMWGRSLYKNIQRFIVFQLTINFVALLIVLLGSVIGTELPLTVTQMLWVNLIMDTFAALALASIPPSETVMLEKPRRSTDFIISKAMQYNILGVGSIFLIVLLGMIYYFDHSTEGMDIHNLTIFFTFFVMLQFWNLFNARVFGTTDSAFKGLSKSYGMELIVLAILAGQFLIVQFGGAVFRTEPLDWQTWLLIIGVSSTVLWVGEVVRLVQRIIH